One region of Hoeflea sp. 108 genomic DNA includes:
- the parC gene encoding DNA topoisomerase IV subunit A, with product MGKGLVPPAGGSDNIEPVDLKKALEERYLAYALSTIMHRALPDVRDGLKPVHRRIMHAMRLLRLNPDQGFAKCARIVGEVMGKFHPHGDQSIYDALVRLAQDFSVRYPLVDGQGNFGNIDGDSAAAMRYTEARMTEVSVSLLEGITEDAVDYRPTYNEEDEEPVVLPGAFPNLLANGSSGIAVGMATSIPPHNAAELCSAALYLIDNPEASVTDLMTSPGEWDRIKDDPEQRFACKVRGPDFPTGGSIDDDWATIVNAYETGRGGFRVRAMWEQEDQGRGTWNIVVTQIPYGVQKARLIEKIAELLIARKLPLLEDIRDESAEDIRVVLVPKSRTVDPGLLMESLYKLTELESRFPLNMNVLSRGKVPNVLSLKSVLREWLDHRREVLVRRSKFRLGEIEKRLEILGGYLIAYLNIDEVIRIIREEDEPKRAMMARWDLTDNQAEAILNMRLRALRKLEEFEIRKEHDALSTEKKQIEALLASDTKQWATIKWEVSQVREHYGPETELGRRRTRFTDAPDHDLTDIQHAMIEKEPVTVVVSEKGWLRAMKGHLADFSQLSFKEGDSLKLAFHAQTTDKILVFTTGGKFYTIGADRLPGGRGHGEPIRIIVDMENDQDIVTAFVHDPKRKLLLASYEGNGFVVPEEEVVANTRKGKQVMNIKTPDEAKLCVPLAGDHVAIVGENRKMLVFALQEIPEMTRGKGVRLQKYKDGGVLDLKTFAMEAGLTWQDSAERTFTRTREELMEWIGTRATAGRMVPKGFPRTGRFG from the coding sequence CGGTCGACCTCAAGAAGGCGCTCGAAGAGCGCTATCTCGCCTATGCGCTGTCGACCATCATGCATCGGGCGCTGCCCGACGTGCGCGACGGGCTGAAGCCGGTTCATCGCCGCATCATGCATGCCATGCGGCTGCTCAGGCTCAACCCGGACCAGGGCTTTGCCAAATGCGCCCGCATCGTCGGCGAGGTCATGGGCAAGTTCCACCCGCATGGCGACCAGTCTATCTATGACGCGCTGGTGCGCCTGGCGCAGGATTTTTCGGTCCGCTATCCGCTCGTCGACGGGCAGGGCAACTTCGGCAACATCGATGGCGATAGCGCTGCTGCGATGCGCTACACCGAAGCGCGCATGACCGAGGTGTCGGTCTCGCTGCTCGAAGGCATCACCGAGGACGCGGTCGATTACCGCCCGACCTATAACGAGGAGGACGAAGAGCCTGTCGTCCTGCCGGGCGCGTTCCCCAACCTGCTCGCCAATGGCTCGTCCGGCATCGCGGTTGGCATGGCGACGTCGATCCCGCCGCACAATGCGGCCGAGCTGTGCAGTGCTGCCCTCTACCTCATAGACAATCCCGAAGCCTCGGTCACCGACCTGATGACCTCGCCGGGCGAGTGGGACCGTATCAAGGACGATCCCGAGCAGCGCTTTGCTTGCAAGGTGCGCGGTCCCGATTTCCCCACCGGCGGCAGCATCGATGACGACTGGGCGACCATCGTCAATGCCTATGAGACCGGTCGCGGCGGCTTCCGCGTCCGCGCCATGTGGGAGCAGGAGGATCAGGGCAGGGGCACCTGGAACATTGTCGTCACCCAGATCCCCTATGGTGTGCAGAAGGCGCGGCTGATCGAAAAGATCGCCGAGCTGCTGATCGCCCGCAAGTTGCCCTTGCTTGAAGACATCCGCGACGAAAGTGCTGAAGACATCCGCGTCGTCCTGGTGCCCAAGAGCCGAACGGTCGATCCGGGCCTGTTGATGGAATCGCTCTACAAGCTCACCGAGCTTGAAAGCCGCTTCCCGCTCAACATGAATGTCTTGTCGCGCGGCAAGGTGCCGAACGTGCTGTCGCTGAAGAGCGTGCTGCGCGAATGGCTCGACCACCGCCGCGAGGTGCTGGTCCGCCGCTCGAAGTTCCGCCTCGGCGAGATCGAGAAGCGGCTGGAAATCCTCGGCGGCTACCTGATCGCCTATCTCAACATCGATGAGGTCATCCGCATCATCCGCGAGGAGGATGAGCCCAAGCGTGCCATGATGGCGCGCTGGGACCTGACCGACAATCAGGCCGAGGCCATCCTCAACATGCGCCTGAGGGCGTTGCGCAAGCTCGAGGAATTCGAGATCCGCAAAGAGCACGACGCACTCAGCACCGAGAAGAAGCAGATCGAAGCGCTGCTGGCATCCGACACCAAGCAGTGGGCGACCATCAAGTGGGAAGTGAGCCAGGTTCGCGAGCATTACGGACCTGAGACCGAGCTTGGCCGCCGACGCACCAGGTTCACCGATGCGCCCGACCACGACCTGACCGACATCCAGCACGCGATGATCGAGAAGGAGCCGGTGACGGTCGTCGTCTCCGAAAAAGGCTGGCTGCGAGCGATGAAGGGGCATCTCGCCGACTTCTCGCAGCTGTCCTTCAAGGAGGGCGACAGCCTCAAGCTCGCCTTCCATGCCCAGACGACAGACAAGATTCTGGTCTTCACCACGGGCGGAAAATTCTACACCATCGGCGCCGACCGACTGCCGGGCGGCCGCGGCCACGGCGAGCCGATCCGCATCATCGTCGACATGGAAAACGACCAGGACATCGTCACTGCCTTTGTCCACGATCCCAAGCGCAAACTGCTTTTGGCCAGCTACGAAGGCAATGGGTTCGTGGTGCCAGAGGAAGAGGTCGTCGCCAACACCCGCAAGGGCAAGCAGGTGATGAACATCAAGACACCGGATGAAGCCAAGCTGTGCGTGCCGCTGGCCGGCGATCACGTCGCCATCGTCGGCGAAAACCGCAAGATGCTTGTGTTTGCCTTGCAGGAAATCCCCGAGATGACCCGCGGCAAGGGTGTCCGCCTGCAGAAATACAAGGATGGCGGGGTGCTCGACCTGAAGACTTTCGCCATGGAGGCTGGCCTCACATGGCAGGATTCGGCCGAGCGCACCTTCACACGGACGCGTGAAGAGCTGATGGAATGGATCGGCACGCGCGCGACCGCCGGCCGCATGGTGCCCAAGGGCTTCCCGCGCACCGGCCGCTTCGGCTGA
- a CDS encoding enoyl-CoA hydratase/isomerase family protein: MDKDFGGGDEIRFERTGRAGIVTLTRPQALNALTHNMVLALSRALKAWEHDRDVALVVVKAEGRAFCAGGDIMNVYESRNIGSPPVQFFADEYRLNAHIERYSKPYVSLIDGIVMGGGVGISCHGSHRVMTENALFAMPEVGIGFFPDVGGSHILPDLGGYFGMYLALTGNRIRYGDALWSGLATHTIAAEGLTGLLERLCETGEAEAILRNYFRTATRETDRDTLEAIALHFSRPTLYDVIESLQAEAASSAFASKTLATILTRSPTSLAVTFRQVRAGLTMSMDDCMRMEFRILNRMLSGHDFYEGIRAVLVDKGSTPVWQPARLDDVDPADIDRYFETLDDRELAL, encoded by the coding sequence TTGGACAAGGATTTTGGCGGCGGCGACGAAATCCGCTTCGAGCGGACCGGCAGGGCCGGCATCGTTACGCTGACGCGACCGCAGGCGCTCAATGCGCTGACCCACAACATGGTCCTTGCGTTGTCTCGCGCGCTCAAGGCCTGGGAGCACGACCGCGACGTGGCGCTGGTCGTAGTCAAGGCCGAAGGCAGGGCATTTTGCGCCGGCGGCGACATCATGAATGTTTACGAAAGCCGCAACATCGGCTCCCCGCCCGTGCAGTTCTTCGCCGACGAGTATCGGCTCAACGCGCATATCGAACGTTACTCCAAGCCCTATGTCTCGCTGATCGACGGCATTGTCATGGGCGGCGGCGTCGGCATCTCATGCCATGGGTCGCACCGGGTGATGACCGAGAACGCCTTGTTTGCGATGCCCGAGGTCGGCATCGGCTTTTTCCCCGACGTCGGTGGCAGCCATATCCTGCCCGACCTCGGCGGCTATTTCGGCATGTATCTGGCGCTCACCGGCAACCGCATCCGTTATGGCGATGCGCTCTGGTCGGGGCTTGCCACCCACACCATTGCCGCCGAGGGCCTGACAGGCCTGCTCGAACGCCTGTGCGAGACAGGCGAGGCGGAGGCTATCCTGCGCAATTATTTCCGAACCGCAACCCGCGAAACCGATCGCGACACGCTGGAGGCGATCGCGCTGCACTTCTCCAGGCCGACGCTTTATGACGTGATCGAAAGCCTGCAAGCTGAAGCAGCGTCGAGCGCGTTTGCCTCAAAGACCCTCGCCACCATCCTGACGCGCTCGCCGACCAGCCTTGCTGTCACGTTCCGGCAGGTGCGCGCCGGCCTCACCATGTCGATGGACGATTGCATGCGGATGGAGTTTCGCATCCTCAACCGCATGCTTTCAGGCCACGATTTCTACGAAGGCATCCGCGCCGTCCTGGTCGACAAGGGCTCGACGCCCGTCTGGCAGCCGGCGCGTCTGGATGATGTCGACCCGGCCGACATCGACCGTTACTTCGAGACCCTTGATGACAGGGAACTCGCCCTGTGA
- a CDS encoding winged helix DNA-binding protein, whose protein sequence is MINSRQAAKPAMVSEDRNEAIRSLYMESLQLVERLHRRLLDVIKDEFDRNGRSDINAIQALLLFNIGNAELTAGELRSRGYYLGSNVSYNLKKLVELGFINHQRSRIDRRSVRVSLTPKGQDVAEVVAGLYDRHVGSIEQVGGINTDEFKQMNRALQRLDRFWNDTIAYRM, encoded by the coding sequence ATGATCAATTCGCGTCAGGCGGCCAAGCCCGCAATGGTATCCGAAGATCGCAACGAAGCGATCCGTTCGCTTTACATGGAATCCCTGCAGCTGGTCGAAAGACTTCATCGCCGTCTTCTTGATGTTATCAAGGATGAGTTCGACCGCAATGGCCGCAGCGATATCAATGCGATCCAGGCTCTGCTGCTGTTCAACATCGGCAATGCCGAGCTGACCGCCGGTGAATTGCGCTCTCGTGGCTACTATCTCGGCTCCAATGTTTCGTACAATCTCAAGAAGCTTGTCGAGCTCGGCTTCATCAACCACCAGCGCTCGCGCATCGACCGTCGCTCGGTCCGCGTCAGCCTGACGCCGAAGGGCCAGGACGTCGCTGAAGTCGTCGCCGGTCTCTATGACCGCCACGTCGGCTCGATCGAGCAGGTCGGTGGCATCAACACCGACGAATTCAAGCAGATGAACCGCGCTCTGCAGCGCTTGGACCGCTTCTGGAACGACACCATCGCCTACCGCATGTAA
- a CDS encoding AI-2E family transporter — MNAKDPRKPEREPRLLGPATPLRAALVPPLSAARWLLVLIVAAGIYFFHGFLVPVLAALVIAFASWPLYRRLLVAVDGNRTIGATLALLFIIAFLVVPISFASTYAINEIREWFSWAVDTNRHGAPTPLWIANLPIAGEWLNEQWTRYIGHPGSIGELIQIVSGANIGTIYRGVLAAGGSAFGILLTLLFMLIALFFTYRDGEHFVGQLDRLGERILPMRWERISRVVPKTISATVTGMTLIAIGEGVVLGVAYWIAGVPSPVTLGVLTGFMALIPGGAPLAFTLVSIYLVASGSPVAGVALFAWGSIELFIVDKTLRPKLVGGPIKLPFLPTFFGLIGGVKTMGFLGLFIGPVLMALLVAIWREWIREIELSDEATLIAANAPLEGEAPRALEPPRDETQQKRTQAG; from the coding sequence TTGAACGCGAAAGACCCACGCAAACCAGAACGCGAACCGAGATTGCTCGGCCCGGCGACGCCTCTGCGGGCAGCCCTTGTACCGCCATTGTCGGCGGCGCGCTGGCTTCTGGTTCTGATCGTTGCGGCGGGCATCTACTTCTTCCACGGCTTCCTCGTGCCGGTGCTTGCGGCGCTCGTCATCGCCTTTGCCAGCTGGCCGCTCTATCGGCGTTTGCTGGTCGCCGTTGATGGCAACAGGACCATCGGCGCCACGCTGGCGCTGCTGTTCATCATCGCTTTCCTCGTGGTGCCGATCTCGTTCGCCTCGACCTACGCCATCAATGAAATCCGCGAATGGTTCAGCTGGGCCGTAGACACCAACCGGCATGGCGCGCCGACGCCTCTGTGGATCGCCAATTTGCCCATAGCGGGCGAATGGCTGAACGAGCAGTGGACGCGCTACATCGGCCATCCCGGCTCGATCGGCGAACTGATCCAGATCGTCAGCGGCGCCAACATAGGCACCATCTATCGCGGCGTGCTCGCCGCCGGCGGCAGCGCCTTCGGCATTCTGCTGACGTTGCTGTTCATGTTGATTGCACTGTTTTTCACCTATCGCGATGGCGAGCATTTCGTCGGCCAGCTCGACCGTCTCGGCGAGCGCATCCTGCCGATGCGCTGGGAGCGCATCTCGCGCGTCGTGCCCAAGACGATCAGCGCGACAGTCACGGGAATGACACTGATCGCCATCGGCGAAGGCGTGGTGCTGGGCGTCGCATACTGGATTGCCGGCGTACCCTCGCCAGTCACGCTTGGCGTGCTCACCGGCTTCATGGCTCTGATTCCCGGAGGCGCGCCGCTGGCCTTCACCCTGGTGTCGATCTACCTGGTCGCCAGCGGCTCGCCCGTGGCAGGCGTAGCCCTGTTCGCATGGGGCTCGATAGAACTCTTCATTGTCGACAAGACCCTGCGTCCAAAGCTGGTCGGCGGCCCGATCAAGTTGCCGTTCCTGCCGACCTTTTTCGGCCTGATCGGCGGCGTCAAGACGATGGGTTTCCTGGGGCTGTTCATCGGCCCCGTGCTGATGGCGCTGCTGGTCGCCATCTGGCGCGAATGGATCCGTGAGATCGAATTGTCCGACGAGGCGACCCTGATTGCCGCCAACGCCCCGCTGGAAGGCGAGGCACCCCGGGCGCTCGAGCCGCCGCGGGACGAAACCCAGCAGAAGCGTACCCAGGCTGGCTGA
- the hemB gene encoding porphobilinogen synthase, whose translation MNKFTPAKPAGARSVDEITGSRRLRRMRKADWSRRLVQESKLSVDDLIWPIFIIDGENRREAIPAMPGVFRLSVDLAVKEAERAAKLGIPALATFPNVDMGLRDQTGSHILEPDNLINRTTRAIKAAVPEIGIITDVALDPFTSHGHDGILRDGIIVNDETVAQVAAAAVLQAAAGADMIAPSDMMDGRIGAIRDALDDNGFQDVAIMSYATKFASAFYGPYREAIGTQGLLKGDKKTYYLDHANADEAMREAEQDLAEGADMLMVKPGLPYLDIIHRLKQEFRVPTFAYQVSGEYSMIKAAGANGWIDGEKAMLESLLAFKRAGCDGILTYFAPEVAEMLKG comes from the coding sequence ATGAACAAGTTCACCCCCGCCAAGCCAGCCGGCGCGCGTAGCGTCGACGAGATCACCGGCAGCCGACGCCTGCGCCGCATGCGCAAGGCCGACTGGTCGCGCCGCCTCGTGCAGGAAAGCAAGCTGAGCGTCGACGACCTGATCTGGCCGATCTTCATCATCGACGGCGAGAACCGCCGCGAAGCCATACCGGCCATGCCCGGTGTGTTCCGTCTTTCGGTCGATCTCGCGGTCAAGGAAGCGGAGCGCGCGGCAAAGCTCGGCATTCCCGCACTTGCGACCTTTCCGAATGTCGACATGGGCCTGCGCGACCAGACGGGTTCGCACATCCTGGAGCCCGACAACCTGATCAATCGCACGACCCGCGCCATCAAGGCGGCGGTGCCCGAGATCGGCATCATCACCGATGTCGCGCTCGACCCCTTCACCAGCCATGGCCATGATGGCATCCTGCGCGACGGCATCATCGTCAACGACGAGACGGTCGCCCAGGTGGCGGCCGCAGCCGTGCTGCAGGCCGCCGCCGGCGCTGATATGATCGCCCCCTCCGACATGATGGATGGCCGCATCGGCGCGATCCGCGACGCGCTCGACGACAACGGCTTCCAGGACGTGGCGATCATGTCCTATGCGACCAAGTTCGCCTCGGCCTTCTATGGCCCCTATCGCGAGGCGATCGGCACGCAGGGCCTGCTCAAGGGCGACAAGAAGACCTACTATCTCGACCATGCCAATGCCGACGAGGCCATGCGCGAGGCCGAGCAGGACCTGGCGGAGGGCGCCGACATGCTGATGGTCAAGCCCGGCCTGCCCTATCTCGACATCATCCACCGGCTCAAGCAAGAGTTCCGCGTGCCGACCTTCGCCTACCAGGTGTCGGGCGAGTATTCGATGATCAAGGCCGCCGGTGCCAATGGCTGGATAGACGGTGAGAAGGCGATGCTGGAAAGCCTGCTGGCCTTCAAGCGCGCCGGCTGCGACGGCATCCTGACCTATTTCGCGCCCGAGGTGGCGGAGATGCTGAAGGGCTGA
- a CDS encoding L,D-transpeptidase family protein yields the protein MKTNRRFFLTGAGAIALAAISGVASAQDAVNEVLGSSRRGNWDDEFDAKVSQGAKVASTLPVFSPQTIGFTQQAIAQYQNIVAQGGWPVVPANKKLRLGDEDADVAVLRKRLMVSGDLSPRAGISNSFDTYVDAALKRFQARHGLPADGVMGQYTYAAMNISAQVRLGQLETNLTRIQAQAGTLGQRYVNVNIPAAQVEAVEGDRVVLRHTAIVGKVDRQSPIVNSKINEIVVNPYWNAPVSIVRRDIIPLMRKNPNYLTDNKIRLIAPNGSEVDPMTVDWSTEEAAKYLFRQDPGAINAMASVKINFPSPDGVYMHDTPQQSLFNKLMRFDSSGCVRVQNVRDLVTWILRDTPGWSRQHFEQTIKSGANTPVPVTNPVPVYFTYVSAWSTGDGVVQFRDDIYGRDGVDELQITSAL from the coding sequence ATGAAAACTAACCGCCGTTTCTTCCTCACCGGTGCCGGCGCGATCGCTCTGGCTGCCATCTCTGGCGTTGCCAGTGCCCAGGACGCGGTTAATGAAGTTCTCGGCTCCTCGCGCCGCGGCAACTGGGACGACGAGTTTGACGCCAAGGTAAGCCAGGGCGCCAAGGTCGCCTCGACGCTGCCCGTGTTCTCGCCCCAGACAATCGGCTTCACCCAGCAGGCGATTGCCCAGTACCAGAACATTGTCGCCCAGGGCGGCTGGCCGGTCGTTCCCGCCAACAAGAAGCTTCGCCTCGGCGACGAGGATGCAGACGTTGCCGTGCTGCGCAAGCGCCTGATGGTGTCGGGTGACCTGTCGCCGCGTGCCGGCATCTCCAATTCCTTCGACACCTATGTCGATGCCGCCCTCAAGCGCTTCCAGGCACGTCATGGCCTTCCGGCCGATGGCGTCATGGGCCAGTACACCTATGCGGCGATGAACATCAGCGCCCAGGTTCGCCTTGGCCAGCTCGAGACCAACTTGACGCGAATCCAGGCGCAGGCCGGCACGCTTGGCCAGCGCTACGTCAACGTCAACATTCCCGCAGCTCAGGTCGAGGCCGTCGAGGGCGATCGCGTCGTCCTTCGCCACACGGCAATCGTCGGCAAGGTCGACCGCCAGTCGCCGATCGTCAATTCGAAGATCAACGAGATCGTCGTCAATCCGTACTGGAACGCGCCGGTGTCGATCGTTCGCCGCGACATCATTCCGCTGATGCGCAAGAACCCGAACTACCTCACCGACAACAAGATCCGCCTCATCGCGCCCAATGGCAGCGAGGTCGATCCGATGACTGTCGACTGGTCGACGGAAGAGGCGGCCAAGTATCTGTTCCGCCAGGACCCGGGCGCCATCAACGCCATGGCTTCGGTGAAGATCAATTTCCCGAGCCCCGATGGCGTCTACATGCACGACACGCCGCAGCAGAGCCTGTTCAACAAGCTCATGCGCTTCGATTCCTCGGGCTGCGTGCGCGTCCAGAACGTGCGCGACCTCGTCACCTGGATCCTGCGCGACACGCCGGGCTGGAGCCGCCAGCACTTCGAGCAGACCATCAAGTCGGGCGCCAACACCCCGGTTCCCGTCACCAACCCGGTTCCGGTTTATTTCACCTATGTCTCTGCCTGGTCCACCGGAGATGGCGTCGTGCAGTTCCGCGACGACATCTATGGCCGCGACGGCGTCGACGAGCTGCAGATCACTTCGGCGCTCTGA
- a CDS encoding arginyltransferase — protein MTQHPTHSPQFFLTAPSPCPYLEGQFERKVFTHLVGDKAPEMNDLLTQGGFRRSQNIAYRPACETCRACVSVRILAQEFLPTRNMRRVIDRNSDLIGAMHDAEPSTEQYSLFRSYLDARHRRGGMSDMTVLDYAMMVEDTHVDTKVIEYRRRGPDSFITGKGQGELMAVALTDKMADGLSMVYSYYNPEMDERSLGTFMILDHIARARAMGLPHVYLGYWVNGSRKMNYKVRFTPQEHLGPKGWERFEG, from the coding sequence ATGACGCAGCATCCTACCCATTCTCCGCAATTCTTCCTGACGGCGCCGTCTCCCTGCCCCTATCTTGAGGGTCAGTTCGAACGGAAGGTGTTTACCCATCTTGTCGGCGACAAGGCGCCTGAAATGAACGACCTGCTGACGCAGGGCGGTTTCAGGCGGTCGCAGAACATTGCCTACCGACCGGCCTGCGAGACCTGCCGAGCCTGTGTTTCGGTCCGCATCCTGGCGCAGGAGTTCCTGCCGACACGCAACATGCGGCGGGTGATCGATCGAAATTCCGATCTTATCGGCGCCATGCACGACGCAGAGCCGTCGACCGAGCAATATTCGCTGTTCCGCTCCTATCTCGACGCTCGCCACCGCAGGGGCGGCATGTCCGACATGACCGTGCTCGACTATGCCATGATGGTCGAGGACACCCATGTGGACACCAAGGTGATCGAATATCGCCGCCGTGGCCCCGACAGCTTCATCACCGGCAAGGGTCAAGGCGAGTTGATGGCGGTTGCGCTGACCGACAAGATGGCCGACGGCCTGTCGATGGTCTATTCCTATTACAACCCGGAAATGGACGAGCGGTCGCTTGGCACCTTCATGATCCTCGACCATATAGCCCGGGCGCGCGCCATGGGCCTGCCCCACGTCTATCTTGGCTACTGGGTCAACGGTTCGCGCAAGATGAACTATAAGGTGCGCTTCACGCCGCAGGAGCATCTCGGCCCCAAGGGCTGGGAACGTTTCGAAGGCTAG
- a CDS encoding DMT family transporter, translating to MQSNHSKGLLLTGIGGLALTVDIPLIKLAAGNSWSILMTRSGVTFLAAIVIWSIWRSFDRNAPKLIPGKAGLVVASLYGIGSVTFITAVYNTSTANLVFILAFNTVFAAALSWIFLREKPRPATMLAMLFMVGGVLIIVGGSIGTGHLFGDFMAVCSAFCIASAITISRASGKDMGFTALVGVLFPCLVAMFMVSKTGFQIDAPWWIIFNGAVIMPISFFCLANGPKYLSGPEVAMFYLLETVLAPIWVWMIFAEVPTTNSLIGGAILIVTLVAHSIWQLSESRKRRFGAALQQAA from the coding sequence ATGCAATCCAATCATTCCAAGGGACTGTTGCTGACCGGGATTGGCGGGCTGGCGCTGACCGTCGACATTCCTCTGATTAAGCTTGCCGCCGGCAACAGTTGGTCGATCCTGATGACACGCAGCGGCGTGACATTCCTTGCGGCGATCGTGATCTGGTCCATCTGGCGTTCGTTCGATCGCAACGCGCCGAAACTCATTCCCGGCAAGGCTGGCCTTGTGGTGGCGAGCCTCTACGGCATCGGCTCGGTGACGTTCATCACCGCCGTCTACAACACGTCTACGGCAAACCTGGTGTTCATCCTCGCCTTCAACACGGTCTTCGCGGCCGCGCTGTCGTGGATATTCCTGCGTGAGAAGCCACGCCCCGCAACCATGCTGGCAATGCTGTTCATGGTCGGCGGCGTTTTGATCATCGTCGGCGGTTCGATCGGCACCGGCCATCTGTTCGGCGACTTCATGGCGGTCTGCTCGGCGTTCTGCATCGCCTCCGCCATCACCATCTCGCGGGCCAGCGGCAAGGACATGGGCTTCACGGCACTTGTCGGCGTGCTTTTCCCCTGTCTGGTTGCGATGTTCATGGTGTCGAAGACAGGCTTCCAGATCGACGCGCCGTGGTGGATCATCTTCAACGGCGCGGTGATAATGCCGATCTCGTTCTTCTGTCTCGCCAATGGCCCGAAATATCTGTCTGGACCGGAGGTCGCGATGTTCTACCTGCTGGAGACGGTGCTGGCGCCAATCTGGGTGTGGATGATCTTTGCCGAGGTGCCGACGACCAACAGCCTGATCGGCGGCGCGATCCTCATCGTCACGCTGGTTGCCCATTCAATCTGGCAGCTTTCCGAAAGCCGCAAGCGCCGCTTCGGCGCCGCCCTCCAGCAGGCGGCTTAA
- a CDS encoding DUF6163 family protein codes for MNGSVSQLRELHPSAVESAFAIFLRVVAAYCLLFGILYWTRLIGIYEGPLWRFDLMPIHWQVASVTLSVFFPFAAIGLWMLSSWGPVIWFICATTETVMYVGFPDLFGSRPLIVAAHLVVALAYTAFRVVLHLQRRGKEQ; via the coding sequence GTGAACGGAAGCGTCAGCCAGCTCCGCGAACTGCATCCTTCGGCAGTGGAAAGCGCATTTGCGATTTTCCTGCGCGTCGTCGCTGCCTATTGCCTGCTGTTCGGCATTCTTTACTGGACCCGGCTCATCGGCATCTATGAGGGTCCGCTCTGGCGTTTCGATCTGATGCCCATCCATTGGCAGGTCGCATCAGTCACCCTGTCCGTCTTCTTTCCCTTTGCGGCCATCGGCCTGTGGATGTTGTCGTCCTGGGGGCCGGTGATCTGGTTCATCTGCGCGACAACCGAGACCGTCATGTATGTCGGCTTCCCCGATCTCTTCGGCAGCCGGCCGTTGATCGTCGCCGCCCATCTGGTGGTGGCGCTCGCCTACACTGCATTCCGCGTCGTTTTGCACCTGCAAAGGCGCGGCAAAGAGCAGTAG
- a CDS encoding RDD family protein, whose protein sequence is MTARVLDGEIITSRLDDVRAYDGVRTRRILAFCVDYLIVGLLMIPFAIIIFFLGILTLGLGWALFGLLFPLVAIMYVWSTLGGPNQATTGMRMMGIRLDRLDGRPVDGMLAVVHSVLFWAGNVVLTPLILLVTLFSDRKRTLHDLLLGTVVSRSDR, encoded by the coding sequence ATGACCGCACGCGTTCTGGACGGCGAAATCATCACCAGCAGGCTCGACGACGTCAGGGCCTATGACGGGGTGCGGACGCGGCGGATACTGGCGTTCTGCGTCGACTACTTGATCGTCGGCCTTTTGATGATCCCCTTCGCCATCATCATCTTCTTTCTCGGCATCCTGACGCTTGGCCTTGGCTGGGCGCTTTTCGGTCTCCTATTCCCGCTGGTGGCGATCATGTATGTGTGGTCGACGCTGGGCGGCCCGAACCAGGCGACGACAGGCATGCGCATGATGGGTATCCGGCTCGACCGCCTCGACGGGAGGCCGGTCGACGGCATGCTGGCCGTGGTTCACTCGGTGCTTTTCTGGGCCGGCAACGTGGTGCTGACGCCGCTGATCCTGCTGGTGACGCTGTTTTCGGACCGCAAGCGCACTCTGCACGACCTGCTTCTCGGCACTGTGGTGAGCCGCAGCGACCGCTGA